The nucleotide window CTTTTCATTTCAGGTATCTGTCTGNNNNNNNNNNNNNNNNNNNNNNNNNNNNNNNNNNNNNNNNNNNNNNNNNNNNNNNNNNNNNNNNNNNNNNNNNNNNNNNNNNNNNNNNNNNNNNNNNNNNACTTCCTGCCATGAGGCGATGGTTATACTCGGCGTAATTTTGTCGATTGTTACGCGCGCTTTTTGTACAATACTGCCAACCGTTCCCGTGCTGGTGATAGTGCGCAGCTGCCCGCCCTGCGATGCGACGGTGAATGTGCAGCTTCCGGCGCCAAGTGTAAGTGTATCACTTCCCGTGTAGGATGAGCTGTTTTTGATGCGCGCAAGCGCTTCTTCAATGCATGCATCGCGCAGTGCGCCACTCTGTGCTGATTGTTCTTCAGTAAAGCTCTGCCGCGTGGCATCGGTGCCGGAGAGGAGAAGCGCAACGGCAACCGCCATGCCGATAGCGCCAACAATGATAACAGCGATCAGTGAAACAAAGCCTCTAGTAGCGTAACGCAGCGGAAGAAGCGAAATTTTTGGAGAAATTATATTCATACACAGATGACTGACTGATACTTTCTAAGGTAAATGATATGCGAAGAACACCTGGCGTTGTTGAGCGTGAAAGATTGGTGAATAGCGGATTGGTAACAGCTGTATGTGAGTCGGTAAGAAACACGGAAGTCTGCGCCCCTTCTGTAATGCGGAGGCGCCCAGCCGAAACATCAATAACTGTTGGATCTTTGGCGGCATCGGTGACTTCAAGTGTTAGAGCATTACCGCTTGTGCCGACTGCGGGAGAAGTGATCTCTTCTGCATTTCGCACAAGTTGTGCAATGTATTGCGACGCGCTTGCGCCCTGCTGTTCGACACCGGCAATCTGCTGGGCTTTCAGGCGCGATGAAACAATGGTGATATAAAAATCAGAAATCGCAACGGCAAGAATGCCGACAATCGATACGGAAATAAGAAGTTCAAGAAGCGTAAATCCTTTTTTAAACTTTTTTTTCATAGCATTACGGCGCTGCAAAGACCATGAATTCTTCAGCATTAAGATTGCTAACGCCATATGTTTTATTATGCAATTCGTCATATGCCACGCCATTGATCGTACTATTACTACTGATGTTCACCGTTCCAATAATCGAACTATTGGTCAGATCGGCAATGTCCACGACCGCAAGCTCTGCATTGCCTGCAGCCGTGCCAGCAAACACAAGGGTATTGGCAGTGCCAAGCGAAAGGTCATTCACCGTGCCACTTACGTTGGTGGTTCCAAAAGTTGACGGTATGGCCGAGTTTGCAACATTCATAATATACAGCGTATTTCCCTGTCCCATTAAGACGGCTGTTCCAAATCCGGCAATTGTCAGCGCGTCGGTATTGCCCGGTAAGTCGAATGATCCAATGAGCGATGGCACAGCCGGCGCCGTGATGTCTATGATTTGCAACTCTTGAGTGTTATGTCCGGAAGCAACATATGCTCGATTGCCGATGGCTGCAATTTCAAATCCGGTTGCGCTTAAGTTGAGCGATCCCAGAAGTGTCGGCGATGCGGGATTGGCGGCATTGATGATGATGAGTTCATCCGAAGAGCTTGATTCGCGGACAAGATATATGGTGCTTCCGACTGCAAAAACCCCTTGCGCGTTGGCGCCATTGCTTGCATTGTATGTGCCTACTACGGTTGGAGAAGTTGGCGTGGAGATATCAATAATCTGTAATTCTTGGCTATCGGCTGTCGACGCAATATATGCATAGGAACCGGAGATAGCGATATTTTTCGGATTACCTGTCAGAGTAAGCGATGCGGCGACCGTAGGGTTCGCGGGATTAGAAATATCCACCACAACAAAATCTGGCGATCCATTTGCACGTACGACGTAGGCATAGTTTCCACTCCATTGGACTTTGATGCCGTCTTCAGTGCCGGACACATTAAGACTGGATTGTTTGAATGGATTGAGCCATGAAATGACGCTTGCAAGCCAGTTTGTCATGCGCGTGGTAAGTGTTACGGTTCCGGGTCGTTGGGCGTTTTGTTGCCATGTGATAGTGGACGCAATGTCTTTTGTAGTGTCATTGACCGGCGCAATGGTGATTTGGCGGGTAAATGCATCGGTTGAGTCTTGGGTTCCGGAAAAGCTCCATTGATTGCCCACAATCGCAAGGCCATGAGCGCCATCACCGAGATTGGCAAAGCCTTCATCGTGGATATTGCGGGTTGCTTCCAAGCCTTCCTGTGCCAGAAGGATTGCGCGATTGCGTTTTCCCGATACCGCTAGTGATTCTTGTCCGGAAATAGCTGCTATCACAAATGTGCTGATGACAAGCACCAACAATGCTCCGGCAAGTATGGCTTCGATAAGTACAAATCCACGTGATACTTCCTTTATCATAGTTTAATAATCAATCATACCCTTGGCATTGATGGTAATCGTTCGCTGTTCATTGGTTTTTGATGTGAGGGTAATACTTCCTGTTTGCGCAGGATCACCGGTGCGTTTTGCGAAAGTGAGTTCCCCAAGACCTGAGGGAGCGAGTGTTTGGGGAATGTCGGTTGCTTCGTCGTATGACGCATCGCGGCTCGCATAGGATGCGCCTTTAAACAGTACAAATGTCGATTGTTGAATGGACACTCCCCATTGGGCATCGCCGTCAGCTGCACGCGCTTTTGTGCGGGCGGAGTGGAGTGTTTGGATAATAGAATTGCGCACAGTATCCAAATCGTTGCGCTGTTGAGCCGGGATATCCAGTGTAATGGCTCCCACGGCAATAACGGCAATAATAGCTATGGCGAGCATGAGCTCTAGAAGTGTGAAGCCTGAATGTAAATGGCGTTTCATACTGAATCAAAAAAACGTTAAACCGTAAAACTCTTCACCTCGGGTAATTGTCTGTCGGGTCGTGTAGTTTTCTGCTAAAAACCCACTCTTACTCGCCCCGTCGGGCTCCGTAGGACCCTTCAGACAAATACCCCACGGGAGAGTTTTACAATAGGAAGTGAAGGGTATACATAAGTATATCATGACAGGGGACTTTCTGTAATTAGTCAAGACAGCACTTGACAAATTTTACCGTTCATGTATAGTAGTAGTATCGTACGCTGGAAACATGGGTTTCTGGCATTTCACTAGGGGAGGTAAGCGCACATGAAGCGCGGCACCATGGTTGGCGTAGCCGCAATCGCAGTCGGAGTCATCGGCGGCGCAGTCGGCTACTACTACACGACCCAGAAACCCCCGCCGGTCGCGGCGGTGGTTCAGCCCAAACCCGAGATGCCAGCCATGCCGGAAGGTGTGGGCGGCGTCATCGTCAAGGGCATTCCTGTCAATACCAACACCAAACCCCAAGTCAAGAAGACAGAGGTGGTCAGCGACCCGCTGCCGCCAAAGTTCAACGACAAGGGTCA belongs to Patescibacteria group bacterium and includes:
- a CDS encoding type II secretion system protein, producing the protein MKKKFKKGFTLLELLISVSIVGILAVAISDFYITIVSSRLKAQQIAGVEQQGASASQYIAQLVRNAEEITSPAVGTSGNALTLEVTDAAKDPTVIDVSAGRLRITEGAQTSVFLTDSHTAVTNPLFTNLSRSTTPGVLRISFTLESISQSSVYEYNFSKNFASSAALRY
- a CDS encoding prepilin-type N-terminal cleavage/methylation domain-containing protein, yielding MKRHLHSGFTLLELMLAIAIIAVIAVGAITLDIPAQQRNDLDTVRNSIIQTLHSARTKARAADGDAQWGVSIQQSTFVLFKGASYASRDASYDEATDIPQTLAPSGLGELTFAKRTGDPAQTGSITLTSKTNEQRTITINAKGMIDY